One genomic segment of Apostichopus japonicus isolate 1M-3 chromosome 23, ASM3797524v1, whole genome shotgun sequence includes these proteins:
- the LOC139964894 gene encoding uncharacterized protein, whose product MRKRRRGKAGGVKKRQKRCKGKPFLPSIIMGNVRSLNNKIDELQANARYFQEFRDISLMSFTETWLNDNITDESMYIDGFKLLRGDRNLDLAAKQKGGGVCLYVNNRWCHPNIAILKGHFCSPNIEILTVGLRPYYIPREFSHVIHLTVYIPNRNVAREAAKDLSTVIQDLEIAHPYAFIVIDGDFNHTNLKKTGVHYYQHVNCPTREEATLDLCYSNVKDAYNAVSISPLGESDHNLVILYPRYRPIVLRQKPAVITVQQWSQESLDQLQSTLDTTDWDMFIRSSSDIDELTDAITGYVNFCVDCSVPTKQVKVYPNNKPWITSTVKSVINRKKGIFGRGDRAELKAVQKELKDCIRKEKAIYKRKIENRFTDNNMKEVWEGIRLMSGYMVNNHKSYLPDTSIDYANALNDFYNRFDCHDFSTQTDLLRESLDDCAGGKPFLCVTRGEVYREFSRLNAFKAAGPDQLKPRVLNTCANQLADIFTHIFNLSFCTKTIPVSWKRSCIIPVAKKAVISCMNDLRPVALTSVLMKSCERIVLRHIKPLVDDYLDPQQYAYRAHRNTEDAVLNCLEKLYSHLEHSKSGNSARIMFFDFSSAFNTIQPHVLADKMLNMNISHDLIFWILNYLTNRSQYVHISSSNCMSDVQYSNTGAPQGTVLAPFLFTLYTSDVRSSSDSCHLIKFADDTALVGLIKKDDDREYLEEINHFVGYCDKNFLELNVKKQRK is encoded by the coding sequence ATGCGGAAACGACGAAGGGGCAAGGCGGGAGGAGTCAAGAAAAGACAGAAACGTTGCAAGGGTAAACCATTTTTACCATCTATCATCATGGGGAATGTTCGATCGCTAAACAATAAAATCGACGAACTACAGGCCAATGCACGTTACTTCCAGGAATTCAGAGATATCAGTCTCATGTCATTTACTGAGACATGGCTTAACGATAACATTACAGACGAGTCCATGTACATAGATGGATTCAAACTACTGAGGGGTGATCGTAATCTGGACTTGGCCGCGAAACAAAAAGGAGGAGGGGTATGTCTTTATGTTAACAATCGTTGGTGCCATCCTAACATTGCAATTTTAAAGGGCCACTTTTGCTCCCCAAATATCGAGATTCTGACTGTTGGCCTTAGACCGTACTATATACCCCGGGAATTTTCACATGTCATTCATCTAACTGTTTATATCCCCAATCGGAATGTTGCCAGAGAGGCTGCAAAGGATCTAAGCACGGTCATACAGGACTTGGAGATTGCCCACCCCTATGCATTTATCGTCATTGATGGGGATTTTAATCATACCAACTTGAAGAAAACCGGCGTACATTACTATCAACATGTGAACTGCCCCACTCGTGAAGAGGCTACCCTGGATCTGTGCTATTCGAACGTTAAAGACGCTTACAATGCAGTATCGATCTCCCCCCTTGGAGAATCGGATCATAACCTGGTAATCCTTTATCCCCGGTATCGACCAATCGTCCTAAGGCAGAAGCCCGCTGTGATTACAGTCCAACAGTGGAGCCAGGAGTCACTCGACCAGCTACAATCGACCCTGGATACGACAGATTGGGATATGTTTATCCGTTCATCAAGTGACATCGATGAACTAACAGATGCGATTACCGGGTACGTGAACTTCTGCGTAGACTGCTCGGTCCCTACAAAGCAAGTGAAGGTGTATCCAAACAATAAACCGTGGATTACCAGCACAGTCAAATCAGTGATCAACAGGAAGAAAGGCATCTTTGGCAGAGGGGACAGAGCTGAACTGAAAGCAGTCCAGAAAGAACTGAAAGACTGTATTAGAAAGGAGAAAGCTATTTACAAGCGTAAGATTGAAAACCGATTTACtgataataatatgaaagaagTCTGGGAGGGAATCCGTTTGATGAGTGGGTACATGGTTAACAATCATAAATCATATTTGCCTGATACCTCTATTGATTACGCTAACGCATTGAATGATTTTTACAACAGATTTGATTGTCATGACTTTTCTACACAGACTGATCTTCTCAGAGAGTCATTAGACGACTGTGCTGGGGGAAAACCCTTTTTATGTGTAACCAGGGGCGAAGTTTATCGGGAATTTTCTCgtttaaatgcatttaaagcTGCCGGCCCAGACCAACTGAAACCACGGGTATTGAACACCTGTGCCAATCAACTTGCCGACATTTTTACTcacatttttaatctttcaTTCTGTACAAAAACAATACCCGTATCATGGAAACGCTCTTGTATTATTCCAGTAGCCAAAAAGGCTGTCATATCCTGCATGAATGACCTTCGGCCTGTGGCCCTTACTTCTGTCCTGATGAAGTCGTGTGAACGAATTGTACTGCGGCACATAAAGCCGTTAGTCGATGACTACCTCGACCCTCAACAATATGCTTATAGGGCCCATCGCAATACAGAGGACGCGGTCTTAAATTGCTTGGAGAAATTGTATTCCCACCTTGAACATTCTAAATCAGGTAATTCTGCCAGAATTATGTTCTTTGATTTTTCATCTGCGTTTAACACAATTCAACCTCATGTTTTGGCCGACaagatgttaaatatgaatatttcgCATGATCTCATTTTTTGGATACTCAACTACCTTACCAATCGTTCTCAATATGTTCACATTAGCTCATCCAACTGTATGTCAGATGTCCAATACTCAAATACTGGTGCTCCACAAGGAACCGTTCTAGCCCCATTTTTATTCACTCTGTACACGTCGGATGTGAGATCCTCGTCTGACAGTTGccatttaattaaatttgcagATGATACAGCCTTAGTCGGTTTGATTAAAAAGGATGATGACAGGGAATATCTGGAAGAAATTAATCATTTCGTCGGTTATTGTGATAAGAACTTCCTGGAgcttaatgttaaaaaacaaaggaaatga